One Ignavibacterium sp. DNA segment encodes these proteins:
- a CDS encoding thioesterase family protein — protein MEIKDFTHKTSVKVRFHEVDMLGVCNNAVYINYFETARLEYIKAAGLIPKGGIFSDGNLFFMVRNEINYRGHSYFDDELDIYSRISYIKKSSFGYDHIIVNKKSGSIIVDGKGVVVFVDPKTRKSTPLTNEFIEKIKTFEPGVEILQ, from the coding sequence ATGGAAATAAAAGATTTTACACATAAGACATCAGTTAAGGTACGCTTTCACGAAGTAGATATGCTTGGTGTCTGTAACAACGCCGTTTACATAAATTATTTTGAAACAGCGAGACTTGAATATATTAAAGCTGCCGGCTTAATTCCTAAGGGAGGAATTTTTTCAGACGGTAATTTGTTTTTTATGGTTAGGAATGAAATTAATTATCGCGGACATTCTTATTTTGATGATGAGTTGGATATTTACTCCAGGATATCATATATAAAAAAATCTTCTTTTGGATATGATCATATAATTGTAAATAAAAAAAGCGGTTCAATCATTGTTGATGGTAAAGGAGTAGTAGTTTTTGTTGATCCCAAAACAAGGAAATCAACACCATTAACAAATGAGTTTATTGAAAAGATTAAAACATTTGAACCTGGAGTTGAGATTCTTCAATAA
- the ltaE gene encoding low-specificity L-threonine aldolase, translating into MIDLRSDTVTRPSEAMRKAMYNAEVGDDVFKEDPTVNKLEQYAADLLGKEAALFVSSGVMGNQICLNILTKPGDEVICERDAHIFNYESGSPAALSGIQLNPIDGKYGIITVEQVELFIRPSSAYYMPRTKVIEIENTHNRAGGTICPIENIIALKELAKKYNLNYHLDGARIWNASVASGISVKDYASHFDSVSCCLSKGLGAPVGSIIAGSKDFIKEAYRIRKAWGGGMRQAGIIAAAGLYALQNNIDRLKDDHEKAKFLAERINANTNLEIDLKAVQTNILLFRPKNISVEEGIKKSKDKGLLLSIGKVDLIRAITHLDVSFDDVKKAADIIDEVFS; encoded by the coding sequence ATGATTGACCTTAGAAGCGATACAGTTACACGTCCCTCAGAAGCAATGCGAAAAGCAATGTATAATGCCGAAGTAGGCGATGATGTATTTAAAGAAGATCCAACAGTAAACAAACTTGAGCAATATGCTGCTGATTTACTTGGTAAAGAAGCAGCGCTTTTTGTATCAAGCGGAGTGATGGGAAATCAGATTTGCTTAAATATTTTAACAAAACCCGGTGATGAAGTTATATGCGAACGTGATGCCCACATCTTTAATTATGAATCTGGTTCACCAGCTGCATTAAGCGGTATTCAGCTTAATCCGATAGATGGTAAATATGGAATTATTACTGTTGAACAGGTTGAATTATTTATCCGTCCCTCTTCTGCTTATTATATGCCAAGGACAAAAGTTATTGAAATAGAAAACACTCATAATCGTGCTGGCGGAACAATCTGTCCGATTGAAAATATTATTGCATTAAAGGAATTAGCAAAAAAATATAATCTTAACTATCATCTAGATGGAGCAAGAATCTGGAATGCTTCTGTTGCATCCGGCATTTCTGTAAAGGATTATGCCTCACACTTCGATTCAGTTTCCTGCTGCTTATCAAAAGGATTAGGCGCACCGGTTGGTTCTATCATTGCTGGGTCAAAAGACTTTATCAAAGAGGCTTACCGGATTCGAAAAGCCTGGGGCGGGGGAATGAGACAAGCCGGAATTATTGCTGCTGCCGGTTTGTATGCTTTACAGAATAATATTGATCGGTTAAAAGATGATCATGAGAAAGCTAAATTTCTTGCCGAAAGAATTAATGCAAATACAAATCTTGAGATTGACTTGAAAGCAGTGCAGACAAACATTCTGCTTTTTCGTCCAAAAAATATCTCTGTTGAAGAAGGAATAAAAAAATCCAAGGATAAGGGATTACTTCTTTCAATAGGTAAAGTAGATTTGATACGCGCTATTACACATCTGGATGTTTCTTTTGATGATGTTAAAAAAGCTGCTGATATAATTGATGAAGTATTTAGTTAA
- a CDS encoding ribonuclease H-like domain-containing protein — protein MRKLIFDIETCSVPFDSLSDSQREYLLKYSEKENDPVKRETMKDETIRYTSLYPFTARCIAIGMYDVMKDKSYVYYESEKSEEWNSENTNVFYKGLTEKEMLESFWRIAKYVDQFVTFNGRNFDVPFLMMRSAILKIKPSKNLMAYRYGDEHIDLLEQFTFYSTTRKFNLDFYCHAFGIESPKSKDISGMEVKTLYEAGKIKDIAVYCSKDIYATYQLYKIWEEYLANR, from the coding sequence ATGCGTAAACTAATCTTTGATATTGAAACTTGTTCTGTTCCTTTCGATTCTCTTTCTGATAGCCAGCGGGAATATTTATTAAAGTACTCTGAAAAAGAAAATGATCCGGTAAAGAGAGAAACAATGAAAGATGAGACTATTCGATATACCTCGCTTTATCCCTTTACTGCAAGGTGTATTGCAATTGGCATGTATGATGTTATGAAAGATAAATCTTATGTGTACTACGAATCAGAAAAATCAGAAGAATGGAATTCTGAAAATACAAATGTATTTTATAAAGGCTTAACTGAAAAAGAAATGCTGGAGTCATTCTGGAGAATTGCAAAATATGTTGATCAATTTGTAACATTTAACGGGAGAAATTTTGATGTTCCTTTCTTAATGATGCGTTCTGCAATTCTGAAAATTAAGCCAAGCAAAAACTTAATGGCATACCGGTATGGTGATGAGCATATTGATCTGCTCGAGCAATTTACTTTTTACAGTACAACAAGAAAATTTAATCTTGATTTTTATTGTCACGCATTTGGAATTGAATCTCCAAAATCAAAAGATATATCGGGAATGGAAGTGAAAACCCTTTATGAAGCAGGTAAAATAAAAGATATCGCAGTCTATTGTTCAAAAGATATTTATGCTACTTATCAGTTGTATAAAATTTGGGAAGAGTATTTAGCTAATCGTTAG